The following coding sequences are from one Lolium rigidum isolate FL_2022 chromosome 6, APGP_CSIRO_Lrig_0.1, whole genome shotgun sequence window:
- the LOC124664537 gene encoding rust resistance kinase Lr10-like — protein sequence MALPLLLSVDPVGSMQTEVMKGDGIVGVCRSTTGGEDGDAGVWRAGLFVYGAEEMFRPQAWFVLAPLVVLIFLGYKYWKTRITLDVVETFLRMQQMLGPTRYAYTDIAAITSHFRDKLGQGGYGSVFKGVILPGNLHVAVKLLEGNSNCNGEDFINEVSTIGRIHHVNVVRLVGFCSEEMRRALVYEYMPGGSLDKYIFSSDKEKSFSWDKLNEIASGIARGINYLHQGCEMQILHFDIKPHNILLDSNFVPKVADFGLAKLYPRDNSFVPSNALRGTIGYIVPEMISRSFGVISSKSDVYSFGMLLLEMAGGRRNADPNAANSSQSYYPSWVYDRLSDQEVVELSPVDDMHELEKKLCIVGLWCIQMKSHDRPTMSEVIEMLERDADGLRMPCRPFFRDEGHTHVEDSYDFSSELTTIREDDE from the exons ATGGCACTTCCGCTCCTTCTCAGCGTAGATCCCGTAGGCTCGATGCAGACAGAAGTGATGAAAGGAGATGGAATCGTAGGAGTGTGTAGATCGACAACAGGTGGAGAGGATGGAGATGCTGGCGTTTGGCGCGCTGGCCTGTTCGTGTATGGTGCTGAGGAAATGTTCCGCCCGCAGGCT tggtttGTGTTGGCGCCCCTGGTGGTTCTCATCTTCCTTGGCTACAAGTACTGGAAAACAAGGATCACACTCGATGTGGTGGAGACGTTCCTCCGGATGCAGCAAATGCTTGGTCCGACGAGGTACGCCTACACTGACATCGCTGCAATCACAAGCCATTTCAGAGATAAGCTGGGTCAAGGAGGCTATGGATCCGTGTTCAAGGGTGTGATACTCCCAGGCAATCTCCATGTGGCCGTCAAATTGCTAGAGGGAAATTCTAACTGCAACGGGGAAGATTTTATCAACGAGGTGTCCACCATCGGCAGGATCCACCATGTCAACGTGGTCCGTCTCGTGGGGTTCTGCTCAGAAGAAATGAGAAGGGCTCTGGTTTATGAATACATGCCTGGAGGTTCTCTTGACAAGTACATCTTCTCGTCAGATAAAGAGAAGTCCTTCTCCTGGGATAAGCTCAACGAGATTGCATCAGGCATTGCCAGGGGCATCAACTACCTTCATCAAGGGTGCGAGATGCAGATTCTACATTTTGACATCAAGCCCCACAACATCCTTCTTGACAGCAATTTCGTCCCAAAAGTTGCTGATTTCGGTCTCGCCAAACTGTACCCAAGGGACAACAGCTTTGTGCCATCGAATGCCTTACGGGGAACTATTGGATACATAGTGCCTGAGATGATATCACGGAGCTTCGGTGTCATATCAAGCAAGTCTGATGTTTACAGCTTTGGGATGCTGTTGCTGGAGATGGCTGGAGGAAGAAGGAATGCTGACCCGAATGCAGCAAACTCAAGCCAGTCTTACTACCCATCATGGGTGTATGACCGACTGAGTGATCAAGAAGTGGTTGAGCTATCTCCCGTTGATGACATGCATGAGTTGGAGAAGAAGTTATGCATCGTTGGTTTGTGGTGCATTCAGATGAAGTCCCATGATCGCCCGACGATGAGCGAGGTGATAGAGATGCTGGAACGTGATGCCGACGGCTTGCGGATGCCTTGTAGACCATTCTTCCGTGACGAAGGGCACACACATGTTGAGGATTCCTACGATTTTTCATCGGAGCTGACCACAATCCGTGAAGATGATGAGTAA